One Stigmatella aurantiaca genomic region harbors:
- a CDS encoding DNA cytosine methyltransferase — MQLNRPEWHVLEEDLRSFSGTSFRGVDLLAGGVPCPPFSIAGKQLGADDERDLFPEALRLVGEIRPAAVMLENVRGLAAERFADYRASVLGRLERLGYVAAWRVLNASDYGVPQHRPRFILVARRPSATKHFAWPKPHREVPTVGNAIGDMHRRSSRAGFTFLRNSCQRI, encoded by the coding sequence TTGCAGCTGAACCGGCCCGAGTGGCACGTGCTCGAAGAAGACCTGCGGAGCTTCTCCGGGACTTCGTTCCGAGGCGTGGATCTGCTGGCGGGAGGCGTGCCCTGTCCCCCTTTTTCCATCGCCGGCAAGCAGCTGGGGGCCGACGATGAGCGAGACCTGTTCCCCGAGGCCCTGCGCCTGGTGGGGGAGATCCGCCCCGCGGCGGTGATGCTGGAGAATGTCCGGGGACTCGCGGCGGAGCGCTTCGCGGACTACCGCGCATCCGTCCTCGGCCGGCTGGAGCGGCTCGGCTACGTGGCCGCGTGGCGGGTGCTGAACGCCTCGGACTACGGCGTCCCCCAGCACCGTCCCCGCTTCATCCTCGTCGCGCGCCGGCCCTCCGCCACGAAGCACTTCGCCTGGCCCAAGCCCCACCGCGAGGTGCCCACCGTGGGCAATGCCATCGGAGACATGCATCGGCGCTCCTCTCGTGCCGGTTTCACTTTTCTCCGAAATAGCTGCCAAAGAATTTAA
- a CDS encoding amidohydrolase, with translation MIKKVLIAFLTISSLSSAQAQATQDDPGADLIVVNAKIFTGNRAQPEASGLAVKKGRIYSVGSDAEILSLKNSKTQVIDAHNRRIIPGIVDAHTHVLNDMAYNYNVRWDGVPTLRRALTMLSEQAARTPEGQWVKVIGGWSPFQFKENRFPTLDELRKAVPNRPMIVQYAYNRAFLNKRAMEALGVGTDRFQKLPDIEIEKDGRGNPTGVIHGYTWLFLALETMVPQPTFDEQVSSMIYSVHGLNRFGVTSIVDNGGRWPYPEAQARVDVLARDNRLNVRMPFVDLQLGNGGPVNMVDLEVEAITKKAPVSPGQNLHPALPHGHEYRGAGEVLSGEVHDHENFDRPAVIIDPEKMRRFVEQDVMKLVQRRIPFRMHISYNENISPFLDALEKMSESIPLDGLRWSLEHAETISPENIARVKKLGGGIALDAKMALHGDAFIKTYSREKALETPRLRTLVDSGIPLAMTTDAFRAATFNPWVGISWMVSGKSVSGTEVLAKDNRLSRTEALQLFTRRAAWFMNADSEIGVIAPGNLADLAVLDRDYFDVPEDQIKSVTSVLTIMNGKVVFGAQDYRALSPQLPAILPAWSPVKFFGSYFGEK, from the coding sequence ATGATCAAGAAAGTACTCATTGCGTTTTTGACGATTTCGTCGCTCTCCTCGGCTCAGGCACAAGCGACGCAGGATGATCCCGGCGCTGATCTGATCGTCGTCAACGCAAAGATATTCACTGGCAACCGTGCGCAGCCCGAAGCTTCGGGCTTGGCCGTCAAGAAGGGTCGCATCTATTCCGTCGGCTCTGATGCGGAAATTCTCAGCCTGAAAAATTCCAAGACCCAGGTCATTGACGCGCACAACCGCCGGATCATCCCCGGCATCGTCGATGCACATACGCATGTCCTCAACGACATGGCGTATAACTATAATGTGCGATGGGATGGCGTGCCGACGCTTCGGCGTGCGTTGACCATGCTGAGCGAACAGGCCGCACGCACTCCGGAAGGGCAATGGGTCAAAGTGATCGGAGGCTGGTCCCCCTTTCAATTCAAGGAGAACCGCTTTCCCACGCTGGATGAACTGCGCAAGGCGGTGCCCAACCGCCCCATGATCGTGCAGTATGCCTATAACCGTGCCTTCTTGAACAAGCGGGCGATGGAAGCACTCGGCGTAGGCACCGATCGGTTCCAGAAGTTGCCGGACATCGAAATCGAGAAGGACGGCCGCGGCAACCCCACGGGTGTGATCCACGGCTACACCTGGTTGTTTCTCGCCCTCGAAACCATGGTGCCACAGCCCACGTTCGACGAACAAGTGAGCTCGATGATCTATAGTGTTCACGGCCTGAACCGGTTCGGCGTGACCTCAATCGTCGATAATGGCGGCAGGTGGCCATACCCTGAGGCCCAGGCGAGGGTCGACGTGCTTGCACGAGACAACCGCCTCAACGTGCGCATGCCCTTCGTGGATTTGCAGCTCGGCAACGGCGGGCCCGTCAACATGGTGGATCTGGAAGTCGAGGCGATCACGAAAAAAGCGCCGGTAAGCCCAGGACAAAACCTGCACCCCGCCTTGCCGCATGGCCATGAATATCGAGGCGCCGGGGAGGTTTTGTCCGGAGAGGTGCACGATCATGAAAACTTCGATCGTCCGGCGGTGATCATCGATCCCGAAAAGATGCGGCGCTTCGTCGAACAGGATGTGATGAAGCTGGTCCAGCGACGCATCCCGTTCCGCATGCACATCAGCTATAACGAGAACATCTCTCCATTTCTCGACGCACTGGAGAAGATGAGCGAGAGCATCCCGCTCGATGGCCTGCGATGGAGCCTGGAACACGCTGAAACGATCAGTCCGGAGAATATCGCTCGAGTGAAAAAGCTGGGCGGCGGCATCGCTCTGGACGCTAAAATGGCGTTGCACGGCGATGCTTTCATCAAGACGTATAGCCGCGAAAAGGCTTTGGAGACACCGCGCCTGCGCACACTCGTGGATAGCGGTATTCCTCTGGCCATGACCACGGACGCATTCCGGGCAGCCACGTTCAACCCATGGGTCGGTATCAGCTGGATGGTTTCCGGCAAGTCTGTGTCCGGAACCGAGGTTCTCGCCAAGGACAACCGTCTTTCGCGCACCGAGGCGCTTCAATTGTTCACCAGGCGGGCGGCATGGTTCATGAATGCAGATTCCGAAATCGGCGTCATCGCCCCCGGAAACCTAGCGGACCTTGCTGTGCTCGACAGGGACTATTTCGACGTGCCTGAGGATCAGATCAAGTCCGTCACCTCCGTTCTGACCATCATGAACGGTAAGGTAGTGTTCGGTGCGCAGGACTATCGCGCTCTGTCGCCTCAACTGCCTGCGATCCTTCCGGCGTGGTCGCCCGTTAAATTCTTTGGCAGCTATTTCGGAGAAAAGTGA